ACGGCGTCCTCGTGACCGCCGACGTCGACCGCGCCTTCCGCGAGGCGGGCGCCCGTGGCTGACGAGACGGCCACGGGCCCGGCACCCGACGTCCCCGCCGAGGCCTGGTCGGGGGTCCACCGCGGGCCGCTGCGCGAGGGGGAGTGGGTCAGGCTCACCGACGCGAAGGGCCGACGCCACAACATCTGCCTCGAGGCAGGCAGGCGCTTCTTCTCGAACAAGGGCCACCTCGAGCACGACGCCCTGATCGGGCGCGAGGAGGGGTTCGCCGTGACCTCGTCGGCCGGCGGTCAGTACCTCGTCTTCCGGCCCCTGCTCTCGGAGTTCGTGGTGTCGATGCCGCGTGGGGCCGCGGTCGTCTACCCCAAGGACGCCGCCCAGATCGTCGCCATGGCCGACATCTTCCCCGGGGCGGACGTCGTCGAGGCGGGTGTCGGCTCGGGGGCCCTGACCTGCTCGCTGCTGCGCGCCGTCGGTCCCCACGGTCGAGTCCTCTCCTACGAGCGGCGCGAGGAGTTCGCCGACGTCGCCCGGGCCAACGTGCGGCAGTTCTTCTCCGGCGACCACCCTGCGTGGCAGCTCACCCTGGGCGACCTCGCCGAGGAGCTGCCCGCCTCGGGGGAGCGGGTCGACCGCGTGATCCTCGACATGCTCGCGCCGTGGGAGTGCGTCGAGGCGGCG
The genomic region above belongs to Nocardioides coralli and contains:
- a CDS encoding tRNA (adenine-N1)-methyltransferase; the protein is MADETATGPAPDVPAEAWSGVHRGPLREGEWVRLTDAKGRRHNICLEAGRRFFSNKGHLEHDALIGREEGFAVTSSAGGQYLVFRPLLSEFVVSMPRGAAVVYPKDAAQIVAMADIFPGADVVEAGVGSGALTCSLLRAVGPHGRVLSYERREEFADVARANVRQFFSGDHPAWQLTLGDLAEELPASGERVDRVILDMLAPWECVEAAADALRPGGIICGYVATTTQLSRLVETLRAHGTFTEPAVWESLVRDWHVEGLAVRPGHKMQGHTAFLVTARRMAPGERPPARKRRPAPGAYGPDYTGPRPADVPPPDPTEASED